One genomic segment of Rhizobium gallicum bv. gallicum R602sp includes these proteins:
- a CDS encoding DNA polymerase III subunit chi: MTEVLFYHLTESKLEDALPPLVDKSVGRGWRVAIQVKETARRDALDAHLWTFREDSFLPHGTDEAEFAEDQPVLLTASAGNANAATVRFVVDGAEPPSVDTYDRIVFMFDGYDQEQLEAARAEWKRLKSEGHSLTYWQQTPQGRWEKKA, encoded by the coding sequence ATGACGGAAGTCCTGTTCTATCATCTGACCGAATCCAAGCTCGAGGACGCGCTGCCGCCGCTCGTCGACAAGAGCGTCGGGCGCGGCTGGCGTGTCGCGATCCAGGTGAAGGAAACGGCTCGAAGGGATGCGCTCGACGCGCACCTGTGGACTTTCCGCGAAGACAGCTTTTTGCCGCACGGCACCGACGAGGCTGAATTCGCCGAAGACCAGCCCGTCCTGTTGACGGCATCGGCCGGAAACGCCAACGCTGCGACCGTGCGTTTCGTCGTCGACGGCGCCGAACCGCCGTCGGTGGACACCTATGATCGCATCGTCTTCATGTTCGACGGATACGACCAGGAGCAGCTTGAAGCCGCGCGGGCCGAGTGGAAGAGGCTGAAGAGTGAGGGGCACAGCCTCACCTACTGGCAGCAGACGCCGCAGGGACGCTGGGAGAAGAAGGCCTGA